From a region of the Microcoleus sp. AS-A8 genome:
- a CDS encoding CO2 hydration protein — MIATSDQPTKSQPNKPKLPPSRHEFADVIHRLEAGGAMIPDTPENLMQIVGIWKAYAVPMDFYWRDLLYIGERVFLNPLPFFKYFLPKEYLELHNHYAGDDADLRIWRGEATAHPELLEFIEKGETGKMPKLLHHLWHDRINMEFAEACMRAMLWHRHMYAPVNQFDAYLDSEEYKANADRAIKAYFKGNPLMLGLHKMFPEMFLEQCRQASYYSNLGLFWEVMAPVFFEISDLYDEGKITTVPEAMNFIVNGIFAIAGRPIYHHVYINGECYEVIPKSKGFTWLYEAALPYVEAVFYRTAPFRGTKSYNAQAGEVPSDQKDFHYGVLYADKFPVGTAGVPPTLLMQDMYHFLPPYLKEFYKDRCRNDDDILNQIAVTFQRSMYCVTSGVFQALRTALLYPLDDPNPKHLQANRAFFEAQLDRFCRPEYGMRNAARLGAIQTADYR, encoded by the coding sequence ATGATAGCAACCTCAGATCAACCGACGAAAAGTCAACCGAATAAACCTAAATTGCCCCCTTCTAGACATGAATTTGCTGATGTCATTCACCGCCTAGAAGCTGGTGGTGCAATGATACCGGATACGCCGGAAAATCTAATGCAAATTGTCGGCATTTGGAAGGCGTATGCCGTGCCGATGGATTTCTACTGGCGCGACTTACTTTATATTGGCGAGCGTGTCTTTTTAAATCCCCTTCCTTTCTTTAAATACTTCCTGCCCAAAGAGTATTTAGAACTGCATAATCATTACGCTGGTGACGATGCTGATTTGCGAATTTGGCGCGGAGAAGCGACTGCCCATCCCGAACTCTTGGAGTTTATCGAGAAGGGGGAAACTGGCAAAATGCCCAAGTTGCTCCATCACTTGTGGCATGACCGGATTAACATGGAGTTTGCTGAAGCCTGTATGCGGGCGATGCTTTGGCACCGTCACATGTATGCGCCCGTTAACCAGTTTGATGCTTACCTCGACTCTGAAGAGTATAAAGCCAACGCTGATAGAGCAATTAAGGCTTACTTTAAGGGCAATCCTTTAATGCTGGGACTCCATAAGATGTTCCCAGAGATGTTTTTGGAGCAGTGCCGTCAGGCGTCTTATTACAGCAATTTGGGACTCTTTTGGGAAGTAATGGCTCCAGTATTCTTTGAAATTTCTGATCTCTACGATGAAGGGAAAATAACAACGGTTCCGGAGGCGATGAATTTTATTGTAAATGGGATATTTGCGATCGCCGGTCGTCCCATTTACCACCATGTTTACATTAATGGCGAATGCTACGAAGTCATCCCGAAATCCAAGGGTTTTACATGGCTATATGAAGCCGCACTCCCTTATGTTGAAGCAGTTTTTTATCGCACTGCACCGTTTAGGGGGACAAAATCCTATAATGCCCAAGCTGGGGAAGTTCCCAGCGATCAAAAAGACTTCCACTATGGGGTTCTTTATGCTGATAAATTCCCTGTTGGTACGGCAGGCGTCCCACCGACACTGCTGATGCAGGATATGTACCACTTCCTGCCTCCCTATCTCAAGGAATTCTACAAAGATCGTTGTCGGAACGATGATGATATCCTCAACCAAATTGCGGTAACGTTCCAGCGATCGATGTACTGTGTCACCTCTGGGGTGTTTCAGGCGTTGCGAACGGCGTTACTGTATCCGTTAGATGACCCAAATCCGAAGCATTTGCAAGCAAATCGGGCGTTTTTTGAGGCGCAATTGGATCGGTTCTGTCGTCCTGAATATGGGATGCGTAATGCGGCACGTTTGGGGGCTATTCAGACGGCGGATTATAGGTAG
- a CDS encoding ATP-binding protein, whose amino-acid sequence MPPHEQTAADGNTESHNVVTAQPLRDFPVLKFPLLWKPKTSTWRIHQKIGYGYFLAIGIGFFGSLSGMLVADYFQGQGVEQLADAHVQSKLLGDFKDTAITAQLQSSRMACLLQDSRRLQIEKVQFHHSVARAKNLREQIKRYIESNPAWLATDPRTLQALLQAYTTSLDSYAQATESRLQQLDPSLLTPEKIESVHQQLEQILVGEEAKSLERHYAQLSHILEIAHHQERQGEVALEDAQGVEKLIIVLSMLTSVAIAVIVGLRTSRAIAQPVVTVTQVAQQVAKDSNFKLRVPVMTKDEIGSLATSLNYLIERVSERTQELQQAKEVAEAANLSKSQFLANMSHELRTPLNAIIGLSQLLQQDAQDLGLYEQDFINDLQSINSAGQHLLELISHILDLSKIEAGKMALYPETFDLKELIDDVAITVKPLMAKNENLLEVHSQESLGTLHADQTKVRQVLFNLLSNAAKFTTQGRVTLTVTREQVGSSEWVYFRVCDTGIGISEEQQERLFQAFTQGDASTTRKYGGSGLGLAISRHFCQMMGGEIGVASQVGQGSTFTVRLPVGFVN is encoded by the coding sequence ATGCCACCTCATGAGCAAACCGCTGCGGACGGTAATACAGAAAGTCACAATGTTGTAACGGCTCAGCCCTTGAGGGATTTCCCCGTCCTAAAATTCCCCTTATTATGGAAACCTAAAACTAGTACTTGGCGCATTCACCAAAAAATTGGTTACGGCTATTTTTTAGCTATTGGAATTGGTTTTTTTGGCTCACTGAGCGGGATGCTCGTCGCGGACTATTTCCAGGGACAAGGCGTAGAGCAACTTGCTGATGCTCATGTGCAATCCAAGCTTTTGGGTGATTTCAAGGATACTGCCATAACAGCGCAATTGCAGTCTTCACGTATGGCTTGTCTCCTTCAAGATTCAAGACGGCTGCAAATCGAAAAAGTACAATTTCATCACAGTGTTGCTAGGGCAAAGAATCTACGGGAACAAATTAAACGATATATAGAGAGTAACCCCGCTTGGTTAGCCACAGACCCCAGGACTTTACAGGCTTTATTACAGGCTTACACAACGAGCTTAGACTCCTATGCTCAAGCCACGGAGTCCCGCTTGCAGCAACTTGATCCATCGTTATTGACACCAGAGAAGATTGAATCAGTACACCAGCAGTTGGAGCAGATTTTGGTTGGGGAGGAAGCGAAGAGCCTCGAGCGCCACTATGCTCAATTGAGCCATATTCTGGAGATTGCTCATCATCAGGAGCGACAAGGGGAAGTCGCCCTAGAGGATGCACAAGGAGTGGAAAAACTGATTATTGTGCTGAGTATGCTGACATCCGTGGCGATCGCGGTGATTGTAGGACTCCGTACTAGTCGTGCGATCGCCCAACCGGTTGTCACCGTTACTCAAGTGGCTCAGCAGGTAGCAAAAGACTCTAACTTTAAGTTGCGCGTTCCGGTCATGACCAAAGATGAAATTGGGTCATTAGCAACCTCTCTGAATTATCTCATTGAGCGAGTATCTGAGCGCACCCAAGAACTGCAACAGGCTAAAGAAGTCGCTGAAGCGGCAAACCTTTCCAAGAGCCAGTTTCTAGCCAACATGAGCCACGAGCTTCGCACGCCGTTAAATGCGATCATTGGCTTGAGCCAACTTCTCCAACAAGACGCCCAGGACTTAGGTTTATATGAACAAGATTTTATCAATGACCTGCAATCAATAAATTCTGCGGGTCAGCATTTGCTGGAACTGATCAGCCACATCCTCGACTTGTCCAAGATTGAAGCGGGGAAAATGGCACTCTACCCGGAGACGTTTGATCTTAAAGAGCTAATTGATGATGTTGCCATCACAGTCAAGCCGTTGATGGCAAAGAATGAAAATCTATTAGAAGTTCATTCTCAGGAGTCGCTGGGTACCCTGCACGCCGATCAGACAAAAGTACGACAAGTTTTATTCAACCTACTTTCCAACGCCGCTAAGTTTACGACACAAGGTCGGGTGACGCTCACGGTTACCCGTGAGCAAGTCGGCAGCAGTGAATGGGTTTATTTTCGCGTCTGTGACACAGGCATTGGCATATCTGAGGAGCAGCAGGAACGCTTATTCCAAGCGTTTACTCAAGGAGATGCCTCGACCACACGTAAGTATGGGGGTAGTGGACTGGGGTTGGCCATTAGCCGTCACTTTTGCCAGATGATGGGCGGTGAGATTGGTGTAGCAAGTCAGGTGGGGCAAGGGTCTACGTTTACCGTCCGCTTACCCGTCGGCTTTGTGAATTAG
- a CDS encoding pentapeptide repeat-containing protein yields MNADELLTRYAAGERDFQEVNLSGVDLSGKILQGINLRSANLSGVNLTASDLSRTDLSQSNLNQAKMRGIHLHGASLSEANLIEADLSEAMLDGALLEAADLDKATLSRASLTHADLNGANLTNADLSGANLSGAILDGAVLDGTVLDGANLSQADLVVANLSQANLSEANLSEANLRGANLDETNLSGAELVEADLTHANLSEANLNEANLSGANLEQAILDGTILDENQHH; encoded by the coding sequence ATGAATGCTGATGAATTGTTGACGCGGTATGCTGCTGGAGAGCGGGATTTTCAGGAAGTGAACTTAAGTGGGGTGGATTTAAGTGGGAAAATCTTACAGGGAATCAATTTGCGTTCAGCGAACTTAAGTGGCGTTAACTTAACGGCTTCCGACCTGAGTCGAACCGACCTGAGTCAATCCAACTTGAATCAAGCGAAGATGCGAGGCATACACTTGCATGGAGCCTCCTTAAGTGAAGCCAACCTGATTGAAGCTGACCTAAGCGAAGCCATGCTAGACGGAGCACTTCTGGAAGCGGCAGACCTAGATAAGGCAACTCTGAGTCGAGCCAGCCTCACTCATGCGGATCTCAATGGAGCCAATTTAACGAATGCAGATTTAAGTGGAGCTAATTTGAGTGGAGCCATCCTAGATGGAGCCGTTCTAGATGGAACTGTTTTGGATGGAGCCAATCTCAGCCAAGCCGATTTAGTTGTGGCTAATCTGAGCCAAGCGAACCTGAGTGAGGCTAACCTGAGTGAGGCTAACCTGCGGGGAGCCAACCTGGATGAAACCAATCTAAGTGGAGCTGAGCTGGTTGAGGCAGACTTGACCCACGCGAACTTAAGCGAGGCGAACCTAAACGAGGCGAACCTGAGCGGTGCCAACTTGGAGCAGGCCATTCTCGATGGGACAATCCTGGATGAGAACCAGCATCATTAG
- a CDS encoding NAD(P)H-quinone oxidoreductase subunit F gives MAQWLLETAWLIPCYALIGSILAIPWSPGIIRRTGSRPAGYINALMTLVAFLHALMALPATWNQPAREVLIPWLQVVDLDLTIPLELSSITIGAILVITGINLLSQIYAIGYMEMDWGWARFYSLLALFEAGMCALALCNSLFFSYIILEILTLGTYLLVGFWFNQSLVVTGARDAFLTKRVGDLFLLMGVIAIYPLAGTWKFTELAEWASTAHIDPTVAALLGLALIAGPMGKCAQFPLHLWLDLAMEGPVPSTILRNAVVVCTGAWVLIKVQPVIALSPLATSVTLLIGAVTALGGTMVAIAQIDIKRTLSYLVSAYMGLVFIAVATGQTQTALTLMLTYAVSMALLVMSVGAIVWNTITQDVTQLGGLWGKRPASAFAYIVGAAGLVAIPPLGGFWALLQLGDHLSNTYPWLFGLLLLVNGLATFSVTRVFGLVFGGKPTQMSERAPEVHWPMILPMMLLMGFTLHVPLILLQWQLIPDWSTLNTTVAGLLVLSSAVGCTVGSFIYLNNGFAKPVRFGSKSLQDFFAYDFYTEKLYRITIVFVVHQVSRAISWADRYIVDGAVNLVGILTVFSGQSLKYNVSGQTQFYALTILLGIVLFGIVVSWPLLARLSLIVNAF, from the coding sequence ATGGCTCAATGGTTATTGGAAACGGCTTGGTTAATACCTTGCTATGCGTTGATTGGTTCAATTTTAGCGATACCTTGGTCTCCTGGGATTATTCGTCGCACAGGCTCAAGGCCCGCGGGTTACATCAATGCATTAATGACCCTCGTCGCGTTCTTACACGCTTTAATGGCTTTACCAGCGACTTGGAATCAACCCGCACGAGAAGTACTCATTCCTTGGCTTCAAGTTGTCGATCTCGATTTGACCATTCCATTGGAATTATCTTCGATTACCATTGGCGCAATCCTTGTGATCACAGGCATAAACCTGCTGTCACAAATCTACGCGATTGGTTACATGGAGATGGATTGGGGTTGGGCACGCTTCTATTCACTCCTGGCATTATTTGAAGCTGGGATGTGTGCGCTTGCCTTGTGCAACTCCTTGTTTTTCAGCTACATTATTCTGGAAATCCTCACCCTGGGAACTTACCTCTTAGTTGGATTTTGGTTCAATCAGTCTTTGGTGGTTACGGGTGCTAGAGATGCGTTCTTAACCAAACGGGTGGGCGATTTGTTTCTCTTGATGGGGGTGATTGCTATCTATCCCCTGGCAGGAACCTGGAAGTTTACAGAACTCGCCGAATGGGCAAGTACGGCGCACATCGATCCAACAGTTGCAGCGTTGCTAGGTTTAGCCTTAATCGCGGGACCGATGGGCAAATGCGCTCAATTTCCGCTCCATCTGTGGCTCGATTTAGCAATGGAAGGCCCGGTTCCCAGCACGATTTTACGAAACGCTGTGGTTGTTTGTACGGGTGCTTGGGTGCTAATAAAAGTACAACCCGTGATCGCGCTTTCTCCCTTGGCTACCTCAGTCACATTGTTGATTGGTGCTGTGACAGCATTGGGCGGTACGATGGTTGCGATCGCGCAAATTGACATCAAACGCACACTGTCCTATCTGGTAAGCGCTTACATGGGTTTGGTGTTTATCGCCGTCGCCACCGGTCAAACCCAAACTGCCCTAACGTTAATGTTGACCTACGCCGTATCAATGGCACTGCTGGTCATGAGCGTTGGTGCTATTGTCTGGAACACCATCACCCAAGACGTGACTCAGTTAGGGGGTCTGTGGGGTAAAAGACCTGCTTCGGCTTTCGCCTATATCGTCGGCGCGGCTGGCTTGGTCGCAATACCTCCCCTCGGTGGTTTCTGGGCTTTATTGCAATTAGGCGACCATCTTTCTAACACTTACCCCTGGTTGTTTGGACTATTGCTACTGGTCAATGGTCTAGCGACCTTTAGCGTAACCCGCGTGTTCGGCTTAGTGTTTGGTGGCAAACCCACGCAAATGAGCGAGCGAGCGCCCGAAGTCCACTGGCCGATGATTTTACCTATGATGCTCTTAATGGGCTTCACCCTCCATGTCCCGCTCATCCTCCTGCAATGGCAACTTATCCCAGACTGGTCAACTCTCAATACAACCGTTGCTGGCTTGCTAGTTTTGTCTAGTGCAGTGGGTTGCACTGTTGGGTCATTCATTTATCTCAACAACGGCTTTGCCAAACCCGTGCGCTTTGGCAGCAAATCCCTGCAAGACTTCTTTGCTTACGATTTTTACACCGAAAAGCTTTACCGCATAACCATTGTGTTTGTAGTTCATCAAGTCTCTAGAGCTATTTCTTGGGCTGACCGCTATATCGTTGACGGCGCGGTCAATTTAGTAGGGATATTAACCGTTTTCAGCGGACAGAGTTTAAAGTACAACGTTTCCGGTCAGACCCAGTTTTATGCCCTAACGATTCTATTGGGAATAGTGTTGTTTGGAATTGTCGTAAGCTGGCCCTTGTTGGCTCGTCTTTCGCTGATAGTTAATGCTTTTTGA
- a CDS encoding efflux RND transporter periplasmic adaptor subunit: MMDLRQIKQFKSGVGYVALSGVLAVVTTGGWLIYSQTFNQAAQPLAVRLLTVKQGNVELVINESGTVELGGQQQLKAPGEVTVDRVLVNIGDRVRFGQKLLVLRNPQRQTNLENQQLEIRKQQLKLTRSRQKVEEAKEKLAAAQKELQEPVNQQFLIRKQELILERNRQKVEEAKEKLGTAQQKLKQLEVLAQKGFIPGNELQEQKEQIRNAEFAVRDAQTVVNADILELQRLQAEKQRPSQLQDKVNEAQAELQEVRSAVNTDKSELQRLQVERESIEQQLQNNIVTAPIAGKVLDVQVKDGDGVKPGDVLLTLGNPAQELVNLQLSTLNATKIRVKQKARIKVIGPDAKSYQGQVKSLYPQAIAQDDNPDSSRRQSAQAKVPAIIQLDEPTGTLIPGSQVSVEIIQEQRQNVLTLDSSAIERSESKPFVWIRDDYGKAQKRPITLGLEGATHVEVRSGLRLDEQVILSPPETPLKHGIPVVPQTSSLTPNISPLQP; this comes from the coding sequence ATGATGGATCTTCGACAAATCAAGCAATTCAAATCCGGCGTTGGATACGTCGCCTTATCAGGAGTGTTAGCTGTAGTTACCACCGGAGGTTGGCTGATCTATAGTCAAACCTTTAATCAAGCGGCTCAACCGCTCGCGGTGCGTTTGCTCACGGTGAAGCAAGGCAATGTGGAACTCGTGATTAATGAAAGCGGTACTGTGGAACTGGGAGGTCAACAACAGCTAAAAGCTCCTGGAGAAGTCACGGTAGATCGAGTACTGGTCAACATTGGCGATCGCGTTCGCTTTGGTCAAAAACTGCTCGTCCTCCGCAATCCACAGCGACAAACGAACCTGGAAAACCAGCAGTTAGAAATTCGCAAACAACAACTCAAACTCACCCGCAGCCGCCAGAAGGTGGAAGAGGCTAAAGAAAAGCTGGCAGCAGCACAAAAGGAACTCCAAGAGCCAGTCAACCAACAATTTCTGATTCGTAAACAAGAACTCATCCTGGAACGCAACCGCCAGAAGGTGGAAGAAGCCAAAGAAAAGTTAGGCACGGCTCAACAGAAACTTAAGCAACTCGAAGTTCTGGCTCAAAAAGGATTCATTCCGGGTAATGAACTGCAAGAACAAAAAGAACAAATCCGCAATGCTGAGTTTGCCGTGCGCGATGCTCAAACCGTCGTCAACGCAGATATTCTCGAACTTCAGCGCCTTCAAGCCGAGAAACAACGCCCCTCTCAACTCCAAGACAAGGTGAACGAGGCGCAAGCTGAATTGCAAGAGGTTCGCTCCGCTGTCAACACCGATAAGAGCGAACTCCAACGCCTTCAGGTGGAGCGAGAGAGTATTGAGCAGCAACTGCAAAATAATATTGTCACGGCTCCCATTGCGGGTAAGGTTTTGGATGTCCAAGTCAAGGATGGAGATGGAGTAAAACCCGGTGATGTTTTGTTGACTCTGGGCAACCCGGCACAAGAATTGGTGAACCTTCAGCTATCTACGCTGAACGCGACTAAAATCCGAGTCAAACAAAAAGCTCGGATTAAGGTGATTGGACCTGATGCTAAATCTTATCAGGGACAAGTCAAGAGCTTGTATCCTCAAGCGATCGCACAAGACGACAACCCAGACTCATCCCGACGCCAATCTGCCCAAGCCAAAGTCCCTGCGATCATTCAGCTTGACGAACCCACGGGTACTTTAATTCCAGGAAGCCAAGTCAGTGTTGAGATTATTCAAGAACAACGGCAGAACGTATTAACGTTAGACTCATCCGCCATTGAACGTTCTGAATCGAAACCGTTTGTCTGGATTCGAGACGATTATGGTAAGGCTCAAAAACGACCGATCACTTTAGGGCTAGAAGGAGCGACCCATGTAGAAGTTAGATCCGGCTTACGTCTTGACGAACAAGTCATACTCTCCCCACCAGAAACTCCCCTCAAACACGGAATACCTGTTGTTCCTCAAACGAGTTCTCTTACTCCTAATATCAGTCCTCTTCAGCCCTAA
- a CDS encoding carbonic anhydrase — protein sequence MNTNNQSANLSRRNLLKFSAGAIGTGVLTAGLGSKLTFPDKAVAQAKEDLTPDQALQELMKGNQRFVNGKLENPRRNRARLAEVAKTQKPFAAILGCADSRVPSEIIFDQGFGDLFICRIAGNVATPEEIGSLEFGTLVLGAKVIMVMGHARCGAVDATIKGAQVPGQIASLLDAIKPALKNSGNQTGNELEKATKANVLFQIERLKASPVISQLIQEKKLTLVGGYYDLDTGRVIMVS from the coding sequence ATGAACACCAACAATCAGAGTGCCAATCTATCCCGACGCAATTTGCTCAAGTTTAGTGCAGGGGCAATCGGCACAGGAGTATTGACAGCAGGATTAGGCTCTAAGCTAACTTTTCCCGACAAAGCTGTTGCACAAGCGAAAGAGGACCTGACTCCTGACCAGGCACTGCAAGAATTAATGAAGGGAAATCAACGTTTTGTTAATGGAAAACTTGAAAACCCCCGCCGAAATAGGGCACGTCTGGCAGAAGTTGCAAAAACTCAAAAGCCGTTTGCAGCTATTCTCGGCTGTGCGGATTCACGGGTTCCTTCTGAGATTATCTTTGACCAGGGATTTGGAGATTTGTTTATATGCCGTATTGCTGGTAATGTCGCGACGCCTGAAGAGATTGGAAGCCTGGAATTTGGCACTTTAGTATTAGGGGCAAAAGTGATTATGGTCATGGGCCATGCAAGATGCGGTGCCGTAGATGCCACGATCAAAGGTGCTCAAGTTCCCGGTCAAATTGCCAGTTTGCTGGATGCGATTAAACCGGCTTTAAAAAACTCAGGAAATCAAACCGGTAATGAGCTTGAGAAGGCAACCAAAGCCAATGTTTTATTTCAAATTGAACGATTAAAAGCCTCTCCTGTCATTTCTCAGTTAATCCAAGAAAAAAAACTGACCCTTGTCGGGGGTTATTACGATTTAGATACTGGGAGAGTCATTATGGTTAGTTAG
- a CDS encoding NADH-quinone oxidoreductase subunit M — MLSTLILLPIVGAAIVGFFPGKAAGTRIRTVTLAIAAAILVVTLWLGSQFDIANTGMQFQESLPWIPQIGLTYKLGVDGLSFPLLALSNFLTLIVIFSGRLEIERPRLKYALILLVNAGVAGAFIAQNLLLFVLFYEVILIPLYLLIAIWGGEKREYAAMKFLIYTAVSGILILGAFLGITWLSHSTSFDYDAINTQGLSLTVQLILLTAILVGFGIKIPLVPLHTWMPDAYVEASPVVAIILGGMVAKLGTYGLVRFGLQLFPETWALTAPGLSIIGVISVMYGALSAIAQKDIKRMVAYSSIGHMGYIVVAVAALTPLSLLGAVAQMVSHGLILAMLFYLVGIIEAKVGTRDLDVLNGLMNPMRGLPLVSALLILSGMASAGIPGLVGFVAEFMVFQGSYAVFPWQTLLCIFASGLTAVYFVILLNRTCFGKLDNKTAYYPKVLLAEKAPALVLAALIFFLGIQPTWLVRWMEPTTTAITAAAATETNQKIAINYQLPVEK, encoded by the coding sequence ATGCTGAGTACCTTGATTTTGCTACCCATAGTGGGAGCTGCAATAGTTGGTTTTTTTCCCGGAAAGGCAGCAGGTACGCGGATACGTACTGTTACACTAGCGATCGCCGCCGCTATCTTAGTCGTCACTCTCTGGCTTGGTTCTCAGTTTGATATAGCCAATACAGGAATGCAGTTTCAAGAGTCTTTGCCCTGGATTCCCCAAATTGGCTTAACCTATAAACTGGGCGTTGATGGGTTATCCTTTCCCTTACTAGCTCTCAGCAATTTTCTGACATTAATCGTCATCTTTAGTGGTCGGCTTGAGATCGAGCGTCCTCGCCTCAAATACGCTCTAATTCTGCTCGTTAATGCCGGTGTTGCCGGAGCATTTATCGCCCAAAATTTACTGCTGTTCGTCTTGTTCTACGAAGTAATCTTAATTCCCCTTTACCTGTTAATTGCAATTTGGGGAGGTGAGAAACGCGAATATGCAGCGATGAAGTTTCTCATCTATACAGCAGTATCCGGGATTCTGATTCTGGGTGCATTTTTGGGGATAACGTGGCTTTCCCACTCCACCAGCTTTGACTACGATGCCATTAACACGCAAGGATTATCCTTAACTGTTCAGCTGATTCTCTTAACTGCGATTTTGGTGGGGTTTGGTATCAAAATTCCTCTGGTTCCCTTACATACCTGGATGCCAGATGCTTATGTTGAAGCGTCTCCCGTGGTAGCCATTATTTTAGGTGGCATGGTTGCCAAGTTGGGAACCTATGGTTTGGTAAGGTTTGGCTTGCAGCTATTTCCCGAAACTTGGGCACTGACTGCTCCGGGACTATCGATTATCGGCGTAATCAGTGTAATGTATGGGGCACTGAGTGCGATCGCCCAAAAAGACATCAAGCGCATGGTCGCTTATAGCTCCATCGGTCACATGGGCTACATCGTTGTCGCCGTCGCCGCACTGACTCCCTTGAGCCTCTTGGGTGCTGTTGCCCAGATGGTGAGTCACGGTTTAATTTTGGCAATGCTGTTTTATTTGGTAGGGATTATCGAAGCCAAAGTGGGCACCCGCGACTTGGATGTCCTCAATGGCTTGATGAATCCCATGCGTGGTTTGCCTTTAGTCAGTGCCCTCCTAATTTTAAGTGGAATGGCTAGCGCTGGAATTCCCGGTTTGGTCGGCTTTGTCGCTGAATTTATGGTGTTCCAAGGCAGTTACGCTGTATTCCCTTGGCAAACGCTCCTGTGTATCTTTGCCTCTGGCTTAACCGCCGTCTACTTCGTGATTCTCCTCAACCGCACTTGTTTCGGCAAACTCGACAACAAGACGGCGTATTATCCCAAAGTTCTATTGGCTGAAAAAGCCCCTGCTCTGGTTTTAGCTGCTCTCATCTTCTTCTTGGGAATACAACCGACTTGGTTAGTGCGTTGGATGGAGCCGACTACTACGGCAATTACTGCTGCGGCTGCAACTGAAACTAATCAGAAAATCGCTATCAACTATCAACTACCAGTCGAAAAATGA
- a CDS encoding fasciclin domain-containing protein, with product MPDIVDIAVSAGSFETLVTAVKAAGLVETLKSPGPFTVFAPNDEAFAKLPPGTIQTLVQNIPQLTRILKYHVVSGKLTKADLEKVDSVTSVEGSPIRIDTSDGFEVKNATVLAADIEADNGVIHVIDTVILMG from the coding sequence ATGCCTGATATTGTTGATATTGCGGTTAGCGCGGGTTCTTTCGAGACTCTAGTAACGGCTGTCAAAGCGGCTGGATTAGTGGAGACGCTAAAAAGTCCTGGCCCTTTTACTGTCTTTGCACCGAATGACGAGGCTTTTGCTAAACTCCCGCCGGGAACGATACAAACCCTCGTACAGAACATTCCTCAGCTAACTCGAATTTTGAAGTATCACGTCGTATCAGGCAAGTTAACAAAAGCCGATTTGGAAAAAGTGGATTCAGTTACCTCCGTTGAGGGTTCACCGATCAGGATTGATACCTCTGATGGTTTTGAGGTAAAAAATGCCACTGTTCTAGCCGCAGATATCGAAGCGGATAACGGTGTCATCCACGTTATTGACACAGTAATTCTGATGGGATAG